A single Haladaptatus sp. R4 DNA region contains:
- a CDS encoding glycoside hydrolase family 31 protein codes for MKTVGLALASTAVASRGVGAVTQPGDDTGLDKDELQKLSVQGIQPLENGVKFDLGTNEAYIRLFDADLAKISILEAGESEFESHGIAKTADEWDTPQFTVRDTPNQYTLETDAITVEVKKQPFGIRFLDTDGNVVNEDHLDYGTAGYENGKPYVFKETTDDEAFYGFGEQAGLNLNQRGESIGLWNTDAYSYGLDTKYLYTAVPFFVGLKRERAYGIFFDNTYRSYYEMASESDDYYYFYANGGKLTYYFSYGPEVGDVLDRYTELTGKMDVPAKWTLGLHQSKWQYTPEQIVNVARTYREKEIPLDTMHFDIDYMRDFRVFTWDDEYKQALQELKSMAGLHAIAINDPAVKQDSEYDVYQEGTENDYWAKNPDGTTYIGEVWPGEAAFPDFLQADVREWWADNHEILFDAGVDGIWNDMNEPAVFDGPYHTMPLDIVFGDGPDTKRHEEYHNLYGHDETSATYDAFGMHKPNERPFVLTRDMYAGTQRYAALWTGDNVSRWEHLQMSLPMNMNIGLSGVSFVGNDIGGFAQRPDAELFGRWIEVGAFLPFSRIHYDSNSKSDGGSQRQEPWAFGEEVEAISKKYIEMRYRLLPYLYTAFAEAAESGKPIQQPLVYQFQNDKRTRDIADQFMFGDTLMLAPVVEPDTTSREVYLPNGARWSEFWTGAEYEGGQTLTVDAPLDHLPIFVKRDSIIPMREVQQYTDEKPLRTLELDTYLDREATYSFYEDDGSSLDYETGAYNVTEFTVSTGPAGRLVTFDREETVQNYDDSQLSSYLLKLDRSESPRKVQAAWKKYDEVDEAAVRETAETYTYSADEDAVLVHIPADEGHTVRLFFNGHGHGGRGHGKQ; via the coding sequence GTGAAGACCGTCGGACTGGCATTGGCCAGTACCGCCGTCGCTTCGCGCGGCGTCGGTGCGGTAACGCAACCAGGCGACGACACAGGACTGGACAAGGACGAACTGCAGAAACTCTCCGTGCAAGGTATCCAACCGCTCGAAAACGGTGTCAAGTTCGACCTCGGGACGAACGAAGCCTACATCCGCCTCTTCGACGCCGACTTGGCGAAGATATCCATCCTCGAAGCCGGGGAATCGGAGTTCGAATCGCACGGAATCGCCAAAACGGCGGACGAGTGGGACACGCCACAGTTCACGGTACGCGATACTCCGAATCAATACACGCTCGAAACCGACGCTATCACGGTCGAAGTAAAAAAACAGCCTTTCGGAATCAGATTCCTCGACACCGACGGGAACGTCGTCAACGAGGACCACCTCGACTACGGTACCGCAGGGTACGAGAACGGAAAGCCGTACGTCTTCAAGGAGACGACCGACGACGAGGCGTTCTACGGGTTCGGTGAACAGGCGGGGCTGAACCTGAACCAGCGCGGCGAGAGCATCGGCCTCTGGAACACCGACGCGTACTCCTACGGCTTGGACACCAAATATCTCTACACCGCGGTTCCGTTCTTCGTCGGCCTGAAACGGGAGAGGGCGTACGGAATCTTCTTCGACAACACCTACCGCTCGTACTACGAGATGGCCTCCGAATCCGACGACTACTACTACTTCTATGCGAACGGCGGTAAACTCACGTACTACTTCTCGTACGGACCGGAAGTCGGCGACGTTCTGGACCGTTACACTGAACTCACCGGGAAGATGGATGTCCCCGCGAAGTGGACACTCGGACTCCACCAGAGCAAGTGGCAGTACACCCCGGAGCAAATTGTGAACGTCGCCCGAACCTACCGCGAGAAGGAAATCCCGCTCGACACGATGCACTTCGACATCGACTACATGCGTGATTTCCGCGTCTTCACGTGGGACGACGAGTACAAACAGGCTCTTCAGGAACTGAAGTCCATGGCAGGGCTCCACGCCATCGCCATCAACGATCCGGCCGTGAAGCAGGACTCGGAGTACGACGTCTATCAGGAAGGAACGGAAAACGACTACTGGGCCAAGAACCCCGACGGCACCACCTACATCGGGGAGGTGTGGCCCGGCGAAGCCGCATTCCCCGACTTCCTGCAGGCAGACGTGCGAGAGTGGTGGGCCGACAACCACGAAATCCTCTTCGATGCCGGTGTCGACGGTATTTGGAACGACATGAATGAACCGGCCGTGTTCGACGGCCCCTACCATACGATGCCCTTGGACATCGTCTTCGGCGACGGTCCGGACACCAAGCGTCACGAGGAGTACCACAACCTCTACGGTCACGACGAAACGTCGGCGACCTACGATGCGTTCGGGATGCACAAGCCGAACGAGCGGCCGTTCGTCCTGACTCGTGACATGTACGCGGGGACGCAGCGGTACGCCGCGCTGTGGACGGGCGACAACGTCAGCCGCTGGGAACACCTTCAAATGTCCCTCCCGATGAACATGAACATCGGACTGTCCGGCGTTTCCTTCGTCGGTAACGACATCGGTGGGTTCGCACAACGCCCCGATGCGGAACTCTTCGGACGGTGGATAGAAGTCGGGGCGTTCCTCCCGTTCTCTCGGATCCACTACGACAGCAACTCGAAGTCGGATGGCGGCAGTCAGCGCCAGGAACCGTGGGCGTTCGGCGAGGAGGTGGAAGCGATAAGCAAGAAGTACATCGAGATGCGCTATCGGTTGCTCCCGTACCTTTACACGGCGTTCGCGGAAGCCGCCGAGTCGGGCAAACCGATCCAGCAACCGTTGGTGTACCAATTCCAGAACGACAAGCGGACCCGCGATATCGCTGACCAGTTCATGTTTGGCGACACGCTCATGCTCGCACCAGTCGTGGAACCGGATACGACGAGCCGCGAGGTCTACCTACCGAACGGTGCGCGGTGGTCGGAGTTCTGGACGGGGGCGGAGTACGAAGGCGGACAGACGTTGACCGTCGATGCACCGCTCGATCATCTCCCCATCTTCGTGAAACGGGATTCCATCATTCCGATGCGCGAGGTGCAACAGTACACCGACGAGAAACCGCTGAGGACCCTCGAACTGGATACCTACCTCGATCGGGAAGCCACCTACTCGTTCTACGAGGACGACGGGTCTTCCCTCGATTACGAGACGGGAGCGTACAACGTGACGGAGTTCACCGTCTCGACCGGTCCCGCCGGTCGCTTGGTGACGTTCGACCGCGAGGAAACGGTGCAGAATTACGACGACTCACAGCTCTCCTCGTACCTGCTGAAACTCGACCGGTCCGAATCCCCGCGGAAGGTACAGGCCGCATGGAAAAAGTACGACGAGGTTGACGAGGCGGCGGTCAGGGAAACGGCGGAAACGTATACTTACAGCGCGGACGAGGACGCCGTCCTCGTCCACATTCCCGCCGACGAAGGGCACACAGTGCGGCTGTTCTTCAACGGCCACGGTCACGGTGGGCGCGGCCACGGAAAACAGTAA
- a CDS encoding manganese catalase family protein — translation MFYHDNELQYEVTVEEPDPRFAKMLQQAIGGAEGEMRVALQYMFQAFAVPADKGEYRRLLMETATEELGHIEMLATAVAKNLEGASDAQREAAREDAVIAEMMNSGQPRQALSAGLHAMPVDSNGVPFTGNYIVASGNLAADMYANVMAESTGRTLAARLWEMTDDPGMKDMLSYLIARDTMHQNQWHAALETMEDHVPVPNSFPQEKENQEFNYEFMSTTKDERPDPDERWTQGESVDGNGEFSYGRQPGGGEPDLDEVIEAMHNEIN, via the coding sequence ATGTTCTACCACGACAACGAACTCCAGTACGAGGTGACGGTCGAAGAGCCGGATCCGCGGTTCGCCAAGATGCTCCAGCAGGCCATCGGGGGAGCGGAAGGTGAGATGCGGGTCGCGCTCCAGTACATGTTTCAGGCGTTCGCGGTGCCCGCCGACAAGGGCGAGTACAGACGACTGCTGATGGAAACCGCGACGGAGGAACTCGGTCACATCGAGATGCTCGCGACGGCGGTGGCGAAGAATTTGGAGGGAGCGTCCGACGCCCAGCGCGAGGCGGCGCGCGAGGACGCGGTCATCGCCGAGATGATGAACAGCGGACAGCCACGGCAGGCGCTCTCGGCGGGGTTGCACGCGATGCCCGTCGATTCCAACGGCGTGCCGTTCACCGGGAACTACATCGTCGCCAGCGGCAACCTCGCGGCGGACATGTACGCGAACGTCATGGCCGAATCGACCGGTCGAACCCTCGCCGCACGGCTCTGGGAGATGACCGACGACCCCGGCATGAAGGACATGCTGTCGTACCTCATCGCCCGGGATACGATGCACCAGAACCAGTGGCACGCCGCCCTCGAAACGATGGAGGACCACGTGCCAGTGCCGAACAGCTTCCCGCAGGAAAAGGAGAACCAGGAATTCAACTACGAGTTCATGTCCACGACCAAGGACGAGCGCCCGGACCCCGACGAACGCTGGACGCAGGGCGAGTCGGTGGACGGGAACGGCGAGTTCTCCTACGGCCGACAACCGGGCGGCGGCGAACCGGACCTCGACGAGGTCATCGAGGCGATGCACAACGAGATCAACTGA
- a CDS encoding AI-2E family transporter, which translates to MVDINLDAVPSRGRTGWWIFILLLVLVAAYVAYSFIGMVVLGVFGYYATRPIYRQLSGITESDGVSAGLTLLVVFLPIVVLTFYAGFQLVSRVGSVFGNTTDSALVTHYLGALPKGQQRTVLEAIHHPQQLLSNPQTTVMTVLDAGLKVTSAVVGAGTLIALAVTLSYFLLNHDDQLADGLVQLFDGKDTAAYGYAVAVDEDLESVFFGNLLFVIGMSVIAWVAYSGTNLLAPSGLHIPMVFVLAFLTGIASLIPIVVGKLVYIPVIGYLAFQAVDSGGNHLAFVGGVLVVYFLLLDTLPQTFLQPYITGRQLDMVMMMFAYLLGPILFGWYGFFLLPILFILMLEAVRIVLPELLHGESLTPTVSMGESVGTNPSSARNSPPNTDGTPGDGSDADAE; encoded by the coding sequence ATGGTCGATATCAATCTCGATGCCGTGCCGAGTCGTGGCCGAACTGGCTGGTGGATTTTCATCCTTCTCCTCGTCCTCGTCGCGGCGTACGTCGCGTACTCGTTCATCGGGATGGTGGTTCTGGGCGTCTTCGGCTACTACGCCACCCGGCCCATCTATCGCCAACTCAGTGGTATCACTGAATCCGACGGGGTGAGTGCAGGGCTGACGCTTCTCGTCGTGTTTCTCCCCATCGTCGTGCTCACGTTCTACGCCGGATTTCAACTCGTCAGTCGGGTCGGATCGGTGTTCGGAAACACCACCGATTCGGCGCTCGTGACCCACTATCTGGGAGCGCTTCCGAAGGGCCAACAGCGGACGGTTCTGGAGGCCATCCATCACCCACAACAACTCCTCTCGAATCCGCAGACGACGGTCATGACCGTGCTCGACGCGGGACTGAAGGTCACCTCCGCCGTCGTCGGTGCGGGGACGCTCATCGCGCTCGCGGTGACGCTGTCGTACTTCCTGTTGAACCACGACGACCAACTCGCCGACGGTCTCGTCCAACTGTTCGACGGGAAGGACACGGCGGCCTACGGCTACGCCGTGGCTGTCGACGAGGACTTGGAGTCCGTCTTCTTCGGGAACCTGCTCTTCGTCATCGGCATGTCCGTCATCGCGTGGGTCGCGTATTCGGGGACGAACCTCCTCGCGCCGTCGGGGCTTCACATCCCGATGGTGTTCGTGCTCGCGTTCCTCACCGGCATCGCCAGCCTGATTCCCATCGTCGTCGGCAAACTCGTCTATATCCCCGTCATCGGCTATCTGGCCTTTCAGGCGGTCGATTCGGGCGGAAACCATCTGGCGTTCGTCGGCGGGGTGCTCGTCGTATACTTCCTCCTCCTCGACACGCTCCCCCAGACGTTCCTCCAACCGTACATCACGGGTCGTCAACTCGACATGGTGATGATGATGTTCGCGTACCTGCTCGGCCCGATTCTCTTCGGCTGGTACGGTTTCTTCCTGCTCCCGATACTGTTCATCCTCATGCTCGAAGCGGTTCGCATCGTCCTTCCGGAACTCCTCCACGGGGAATCGCTCACGCCGACCGTCTCGATGGGCGAGTCGGTCGGGACGAACCCGTCCTCCGCTCGAAACTCCCCGCCCAATACCGACGGAACGCCGGGCGACGGCTCGGATGCGGACGCCGAGTGA